catccgtacgccacttctgacgcaaatcctacgcaaagttttagaaatgaggcccctggtctgaggtggactcagtgcgtaaaatgtgataaaaatctgtctatttcacattttcacaaatcagaaactgtgtttaatgtgttctttagtatctaaatcataatttaatccaggttagAGCAGTCCAGTTCCAGTGGTTTCTGATCAGGACctggttttaggtgatcttagtgtgaaaaatgcagcagaatgttcctttagtgcctcacgaatcagaagctgtgaatcagaagccaacttcagcgtcgtcttGTGGTCACAGATTGGCGCAAGTGTTTGCCGCTgagccaccatcagtgagtGAATGTGACTGGAAAGAGCACTGGGCCTTAGAGCGAGATAGAAAAGTGGGATGAAAATATTTACAAGTGAAACCATCCGCCCTCTAAAGCTGCTGAATCTTATTTGGGTTaccggggttgctggagcctatcccagctactgaaTGGGGGGtaaggtcaccagtctgttacagcgccacacaaccacacattcacacctaatgGACAAGCTATgatcaatgaacctatgaagtgTGTTTTTAGACTGGGGGAGCAAacgggagaaaacccacacatgcacaagtaGAACATGCAAATACTCCcccctgggatttgaaccattgGGGATGTTAGAGTGCTtcccactacaccaccatgcaaccCCCATGTAAATCagtaaacattttaattgtGGATTGAATTAAAGTGACTCAAAAGCTGTAAACGATAACTTTAAGTTTCCAGTAAAAGTGACGGCAGGATCTCTAAGAACCACTCAGCAGGAGTCGACACTCAGACTTTTCTGCCCTCTGGTGGTTCACATGCGTTTCTGCAGGAACTCTGACATCCTCATTTCATGACTCTGAGTGTgaatgtaagtgtgtgtgtgtgtgtgtgtgttggacagatgCTACTGTTACAATCAGGAGCCTCAGATCCATGAGGAACATATTTATATAAACCCCTATAACTATAACAATTCAATGTTTTCctaaagggcggggcctgtcactcattcacacacattcaagtATTACAAGCAAGTTAGCACACATACATATCAACACATACACAACACACTCGTGCGCATGCATATGTCCATGTATACATACAAATCCAGGTctggagggccggtgtcctgcttcttttccagaaatcctgccttatttgctgctggttacctggatcaggtgtgtttagccaataaggagcttcaatggcaggttggttgaaaacatgtaggacaccggccctccaggcctggatatGGGGACCCCTGACATAGACTATTTACTAGAAGTGGACACTTAAACGCGTGTTTCTGATGGTGATATGAACGCAGCTTTAGAGCATCTGTGACTAAGGCTTCATGAGATTCTCACCTTCATTCAGTGATAGCTGTAGATTTCAGTGTGGACACGTGACATGTTGTAGAAAGTTGACTAATCTTCTTCACGCTCCCTCTCTGGTTTCTCCACAGGACTGTGGGCTGAACACACAACAGGTCAATGAGACAAACCCACAACAACACAATCTGCTGTAGGTTGTGCTGAAGTCCCACTGCTTCATGGCATTACTGTGTCTGTGCTCAGTAGGTCCAGAAGAATTCAGGTTGGTAGGAACAGACGGTCCCTGTGCTGGAGGACTGCAGAGGAGGATCCAGGGATCTGAGTGGAGTGAAGTATGGGACATAAACATGAAGATTGTAGCCAATGTTTGCAGGAGACTGGATTGTGGTTCTCTGGTGTCAGCCAGAAAAACAAGATATAATATAAACATAACTTGTTCAGGTGAGTTTATTATTGTGTTTCTCTGTGACTTtaaggaagaagagaaaaatgtaaagaagacAATAAAGCACCGAAACACTTCAGTCAATAGAATGAAAGTTCCCACAGACCCCACATGAGAGAGACCATCATCTGATCAATGTCTgatctgctcttcatctctttCCAGACTCTGTCAGGCTGGAGAACGGATCCAGTCGGTGTTCAGGCAGGCTGGAGGTGAAGTCCAACAACTCGTGGTCCTCCGTGTGTGaagatgactttgacctgctggATGCAGAGGTGGTCTGTAGGGAGCTGGGCTGTGGGGCTCCTTCAGTCCTCCAGGGGGCGCTCTATGGAGAAGCAGAAGCTCCCATATTGAGCAGAGAGTTTCTCTGTGAAGGTCATGAGTCTGTTCTTCTGGACTGTGGAAGCtcatggaggaaaacaaaagcctgTCCACCTGACAAAGCTGTTGGACTCACCTGCTCAGGTACAGCTGCCAGTTAATGAATGTAGGCGTGTTTCTGTAACATGTTCAATCTCACTGGGAGCTGATGGATCAATAAGCACAGACGGaactttttgtgacatttatgcTACCATAGAAATGTCTAGAACACCTTTGCAGGTACATCAACCAGTAAAAGTTTGATTGAAAGTCATCTCAAGCTCTGTTTgcaccgggcatgtgacccaTATTCACTCACTGGTCATTACCAAATCCAagactctgattggtcaaagtttcagCTGGTTTCAACGTGAGTTCAAAGGTCACGTGTTTTGTTGGTAGGACAAATGTTGGGAAATGGTTAAAATGGCTGACAAAATGGCGGATGGAGTAACACCAGTGGTGAGTCCAGACCAGAACtcgggggaaaaaacaaatccaaccTATGATCTGGACTCACAATCTCTGCGCCAGTGGAATCATTACTGACATTAAAGAAGACATCCGTCATCTTAAAGCTGAGCTGGAAATGAAGGACGCTCTCCTGTCCAGATTCATGGACGTCTCTTTCGCTCAGTCTAAGCGGCTAACCTCGCTTAGCGCCGCACACCAGGACACAGCTCCATGGGACCCGTCCACCTGCACACACCATTCTTCATCTTCAACACCCAAGCAAAGATCCCTGGATGAAGAAGTGGTTGTCCGAAGGCCCAGAAGGAGCTCTGATGAGACCCGGAAGGCTCCTGTCCTAAATCTCTCCAACCGCTTCTCCGGCCTGGCTGCAGATTCTCCCGCTCCTTCCGCAGTGGTCACAGCGGCGCAGACTCCACCGGACTTGGGCTCCACCGTCGATTTCCCCGCTCTACGGAGAGACGCCACGGAGATCCCAAAGGAGGACGGACGCATCGCGGCATGCAGCAACCCGGACCGGGCCTCGAGGATCACCGCTAAAGCCCCATCAGGATCAGACAGGCGCCTGCAACTGGATCTCCCCGCGTCCTTGTGGGCTCCAGCATCTTCCTCCTGCAGTCAGATCCTGAAGGAAGCCGTCCACTTCCATTCCAGCAAGGCTCGAGCCTCGCTGCCGCAGATGGACCACCGGCTGCAAGGTGAGGTCCCCGCTGCCGCTGACGTCACGCAGGTACCTGTCGGCTCTGCACCCGCATCTCCAGGCTGCTGAGCCTGAGCTCCTGGCTCCACTCTGCTTCCAGCCTCTGTTTgcaccgggcatgtgacccaTATTCACTCACTGGTCATTACCAAATCCAagactctgattggtcaaagtttcagCTGGTTGCAAGGTGGGTTCAAAGGTCGTGTGTTTTGTTCTTGGAACCTAGAaacggtcatagaaacttgcatagctaagcgtgaatgtgagagttttgaaccagaAGCCCTAAATGcacgtttacattgacttttcattggaagtggctgcttaaaCGCGTTACTGAGGCCGATGTGAACGGAGCTTTAGGGAAGTGGACGGGTGGagggaagctcctcccactttgaCAAAGCAGCAGTTTTTGCACTTCCTTGTGTGCTAGCAAGACAGCATTTGCTACAGATTGAAGGTCAGATCTTGACCTGgttttgtttccatgtttctcAAACAATCTTTGATTTCTTGGGTTCTTTCAGATCCTGCTACTGTGAGACTGATGGGATCGAGTCGTTGTTCTGGTGAACTCCAGGTGAAGAATGGTAGAGAATGGAGAGCTGTTGAAGCATGGATGTTTCTGATAAAAGAGACACCAGTAGCATCTGTGTGCAAGAACCTGAAGTGTGGTTCCCACGTTTCATCAACAATTAAACAACTTCCAAGAGAAAAGCCAGTTTTCCAGACTAGGTCTTCCGGCTTTGATGAATTTCCACTAAATATGGAGGAATGTGTGTATGAAGATACAATGAGCATCTACACGTTGGAAATCACCTGCTTAGGTAACAAACCTTCTGATGCCGACTGTATGTACGTCTCACTGTCAGTTTGTGATGCGTCATTGAGTCGATCTTAAGTCGTTTTTTTAGTAACCTGAgatgtttgagtccagagaattGAAATATTCCTCATTGTGAACCGTTCTAAACTTGGTCTTCTCTTCTGGATCCACAGACTCTGTCAGGCTGGAGAACGGATCCAGTCTGTGTTCAGGCAGGCTGGAGGTGAAGTCCAACAACTGGTGGTCCTCCGTGTGTGaagatgactttgacctgctggATGCAGAGGTGGTCTGTAGGGAGCTGGGCTGTGGGGCTCCTTCAGTCCTCCAGGGGGTGCTCTATGGAGAAGCAGAAGCTCCCATATTGAGCAGAGAGTTTCTCTGTGAAGGTCATGAGTCTGTTCTTCTGGACTGTGGAAGCtcatggaggaaaacaaaagcctgTCCACCTGACAAAGCTGTTGGACTCACCTGCTCAGGTACAGCTGCCAGTTAGTGAATGCACCTGTcattaccaaatccaagtctctgattggtcaaagtttgagctGGTTTTAACGTGAGTTCAAAGGTCACATGTTTTGTTCATGGAGCCTAAAaacggtcatagaaacttgcatagctaagcgtgaatgtgagagttttgaaccagaAGCCCTAAATGcacgtttacattgacttttcattggaagtggctgcttaaaCGCGTTACTGAGGCCGATGTGAACGGAGCTTTAGGGAAGTGGACGGGTGGAGTGTTACGGCCCTTTTCTGGTGTTGGGGTACCTAgaggggcataacataaaagttagtttttgccctttttaaattaataacaaaacaccaaatgATTGTCTCTGTACAAATATAACAAAATTCTTTACAAATGAATAACTAACAAAAAGAACTTAAAGTAAAGCAAAAAGACTTTAGGGTAAACCAAGACCAAAATGACAAACAATCCCCACCCAACTGACATCTGTTTTCTTACCTGTACCAACcattgtgctgtcttgtggggtcagATGACCCCATttccaatgttaacgtgcctccaaggcacgttaacattggaaatggggtcatctagacccactagacagtgctctgaaccttatttcttcaatgatttgtgatcttcactggtgtccatggattacatgaaatctttccacctttatccacctttgtcatggtagggagaacacgtcaatggaagaggggggggtcatctggaccccataaagTAGCACATGAgttaaaagaaaagggaaaccaaagacaaacactaacctcTGGACTAACATAAACATGAGAAAAGGATTACTGTAGAAAAATAGcagttcaatttaattcaattttatttttatatcccaaaatcacaacaacagtcgtctcgatgggctttgaagtaaaacatgaactcaaaaggatcatgaatacaaagagttcaataggaaaatactaaaatgaactaacaaactgactaagctatactggcatccctgcccttagaccccccttcgcggtaaggaaaaactactaaaaaaacggattccggaaaaaaaatgaagaaacctcaggggtgcccacatgaaggagggatcctcccccaggacggataggcgatttaccagaactcttagagaagaattaacttatctaaatctacaactacatatataaaagtccagcagacgagcttcatccagccgtggttgtggggacagtcaaaggcgcgagtcgagccggagtcaggaaccacagccaggtgtaggagcaggagcagagacgaggtactcggtcaggtacagagcagagacgagccagagatgagccagaggcaggatccacagccaggtgtaggagcaggagcaaaggcgaggtagacggtcaggaacaggagcacggatgagccaactggagtctggaagcactcccactccccaggaggcgAGAGGAAAAGAGgtacaatacatgaatcgcactgcaccaaacagaggcatggagaactaaatgataaattatgatcaggAATgtaggagaggaagggtagaagtagaaaagaaaagaggacagaaccccagtgcaccatagttaccccagcttcaacttctagcagccttttaaaagaaatagttattattaagtttaatttaaacaaattaacattaagttaaataatctctgaatactaactagtctgacaataagcctgtccacagaggaatgttttcagtctaactttgaatgtagaaactgagtcggcctctcttccatgagctgggagtttattccataagacaggggcttggtggctaaacgctctacctccaaccgtacttttactaattctaggaaccacaagcagtcctgcattttgcgagcgaaggccttataggttaacaggaggatcttgaacttgattctagaatcaactgggagccaatggagcgaaactaacacaggagtgatgtgatctcttctgctagttcctgctaacaatctagctgctgcgttctgaacaagctggagacttcttaaggaactatTAGGACAcactgctaacaaggagttacagtaatccagcctcgacgtaacacatgcatggatgagtttttcagcatcactcttagaaagtatatttctgatcttagcaatattccacaggtgaaaaaaggcagttctacacgcctgagatatgtgagccttaaatgataaatcctggtcaaataaaaccccaaggtttctaactgtggaattgggggctatacttatgccatccagggagactatctgagcagacagagtatctctgaggtttttaggaccaagtataatgacctcagttttttctgggttcaagaggaggtcattaattgtcatccaggtcttgatgtcactgatgcaggcgttcagtttctctatctggtcattctggtcaggcttcatggataaatacaactgcgtatcgtcggcataacaatgaaaattaatgctgtgtttcctgattatgtttcctaggggtagcatataaagcgtaaacaggatcggtcccaagactgagccctgtgggactccatagttgactcgagtgcactgagaggaatggctaATTTAcgttaacgaactgatacctatcggacagataggatttaaaccactggagagcagatcctctgatccctatgtcctgctctaatctatgcagtaaaatactgtggacgatagtgtcaaaggctgcactgaggtccaacaggaccagaatagaaagtagtcccttttctgaggccaataacaagtcattagagactctaactagtgcagtttccgtactgtggtgaggtctaaaccccgactaaaagtcttcaaagtggctgttgtcctgtaggtggcagtaaagctgcttaactacaactctttctaggattttagaaataaagggcaggtttgatatcggtctatagttggccaagatgctaggatccaaactgggctttttcagaagaggtttaacaactgcatatttaaaagactgtggcaaatcactgtgagtaatcaggagatgtccccttagtgccctactcgccaattttaactgcaccctcctTAGtgcacacacccctcccccttcaatatatacattccaacataaacacacacacatgcacacaaacacccgctcaaacacacatacacgcacacacattttacaaggaagctgggacctgggtccatctgtcccctaccccttccgtggtggggggtgcgggccccttggcgatgggcccctggtccttgcccctgagcgctgggccccgccaaacttccaacatggccgagcctggtcgggccatatttataacaccccttgtgggccacccttttttccccggggttcccccctcctgggcgggggcggcgggcccctgccttgctcctacctggaccaactgtaggccgggtgggtggctgcctggagtgcggagcgggtttcccttggggggtcctggctcgtacctggggttggggcggggggatgcccggaactcctgggtggtggtggggtgctcgtctggggctgtgggcgtccttctccggtggggccctgcgttgggctcttccggcgcggcgggggggctgctttcctggctgggctggggcggcgctctctttccctccgcgcccccctgctctctggctctgggggcctcgcggcagtcctgctggccctggcctgggtggcggtcttggtcgcccggggggcggtcgttccctgcctgttcccgtgtggcgttggggggattccggctgccgctgctgctgtggcgggggtctgggtgtgggggtggctgggcgctcctcctccttcttttcacattccaccatccattttagaagaacataaacactcacctgagcacaggtgttagctcacctttgcacttatagtttgcatgattgaatgaatgaaagatttcacactagttggtttaaaggcataggtaggcgttcgtgaacactatttgttttgtgtacatgttgacatgtggacattattgcagctagcaggtgtgttgataatatttgagtgtgtgtgaacaggccccgccctttttgtactacatttgaaccgt
The Oryzias latipes chromosome 13, ASM223467v1 DNA segment above includes these coding regions:
- the LOC111948484 gene encoding deleted in malignant brain tumors 1 protein-like — translated: MKIVANVCRRLDCGSLVSARKTRYNINITCSDSVRLENGSSRCSGRLEVKSNNSWSSVCEDDFDLLDAEVVCRELGCGAPSVLQGALYGEAEAPILSREFLCEGHESVLLDCGSSWRKTKACPPDKAVGLTCSDPATVRLMGSSRCSGELQVKNDSVRLENGSSLCSGRLEVKSNNWWSSVCEDDFDLLDAEVVCRELGCGAPSVLQGVLYGEAEAPILSREFLCEGHESVLLDCGSSWRKTKACPPDKAVGLTCSGTAAS